One Novipirellula caenicola genomic window carries:
- a CDS encoding alpha-2-macroglobulin family protein: MSYRISNFQKFGFASVFVLLFATLLWAAEPNEATWKEVQDAINQGLPKTAVEKLEPIISKAKAEKDYDEAIKAIGMKISLEGTIQGNRPEEKIAHMKAEIEQAPAAMQPMMQAIVAHWYWHFFQQNRWRFMQRTQTEAPVSDDINTWDLPRILEVTAEQFDKALDDTDVLQNTPIADYDELIEKGTAPDDYRPTLWDFLVFEALEFYSAAEQAGARSEDAFDLQADSPVFAAANDFMNWTPATEDTDSPKFKAIQLYQQLLKFHRDDTDQSAFIDADLHRLEFAYNQAFGEEKAARYKAALKRFADEHASHVISARALHNLASVVHGENDLVNAKEIAEQGLARHPNSIGGNRCYNLIKQIEAPSASITTERVWNAPWPTVDVRYRNVEKVYFRLVTFDFDEFVNSNRYQPMQLNRAQQAALMNQKVIKRWSADLPKTEDYQERVEQVKVPEDIPAGSYFLYASHREDFAHDDNQVSMAEVWVSQLALVLRTASGTGTLEGFVLDAKTGEPRQDASVKIWANEGNRRVALPTVITDANGFFKTKANNRHNLILLASHRGQRLSSNHGISVYQSNNQERTHQQTQFFTDRTLYRPGQTIRYKGISFSVNQTRNNYQTLANQQVVVVFSDVNGKEIERLTHRTNDYGSFSGSVTAPRDRLMGQMSLRVDGVARGQTQFRVEEYKRPKFQVKLDAPSAPAKLGESVTIPAKATAYTGAAIDDALVSWRVVREVRYPIWWTWSSRRLWFPPRPQGNQEIAHGTTRSGADGSFEITFDAKPDLSVPEESEPTFQFTVYADVTDSTGETRSDQRSVHVGYTALAATMTADDWQTSDEPVAISITTKTLDGDGQSAEGTVTVYQLKQPSEVVRPSLGGHHYQPLHRADSKPAPDLSDLNTWELGDQVAKQDFQTDGAGNAKLTFDLTAGPYRAKLETRDRFGKQVTALLPIKVLDPQAKKLAIKIPDLFMQEKNSLEPGETMRAIWGSGYETARAFIEIEHRGKLLKSYWTPANSTQVVIEQPVNESMRGGFIVRTTMVRENRAYFHNERIEVPWTNKELDIQWEHFVSKLDPAAKETWTAIIKGPDAERAAAEMVATLYDASLDAFQPHTWMQRFNVFYQDYSRMHSQFENSAESLRQIWHGWHRNQRNGNLSYRHYPSMIVENLWGYQFRNQKKGGMRSRMRTDSLEAFAAPAPMSAAMDAGAMMGEPGGLGAKLMMEADAEMAGGERQAAPQEGGDGQDAANVDLENVSARKNLNETAFFFPHLLAGDDGTVRMEFTMPEALTEWKFLGFAHDTKLRSGFLSGKTVTAKDLMVQPNPPRFVREGDLIEFTVKVSNQSPTQQTGQVRLSFADAKSTQNVDTKLGNDTAVQSFTIAAGQSQSLSWKISVPDGIGFLTYKAIGSTGRLSDGEEGYLPVLSRRVLVTESIPLPIRGKQVKQFDFEKLLQSGSSDSLQHQSLTLQVASNPSWYAVMALPYLMEYPYECSEQVFNRLYANTLAQHIANSDPKIERVFDQWRGTAALDSPLEKNEELKTVMLEETPWVRQAENESQARRNVGILFDSNRLQDETKRNLFKLTEMQLEDGSWPWFPGGRGNDFITLYITTGFGRIRHLGVTIDAQPAIRSLTRLDGWVTKQYEDIKPENRDKNHLSTTIALYLYGRSFFLQDQAIAAEHREAVNYWVNQAKTHWLKLAVRQSQAHMAVALKRFGEAEAAQGIMASIKERSVSDEELGMYWRDTELSWWWYRAPIETQAMMIEAFDEVMNDHEAVEACKVWLLKQKQTRDWKTTKATADAIYALLLRGSDLLASDELVRVELGEKLIEPGNVEAGTGFYEARFAAGEVKPELGNVTMKKVDEGVAWGSLHWQYLEDISKVTPHEGTPLTLEKKLFVKKNTADGPTLVAVDGPVSVGDELVVRIVLRTDRDMEYAHMKDYRGSGTEPVNVLSQYKYQDGLGYYESTRDTATHFFIDYLPKGTYVFEYSTRVQLKGEYQTGFANIECMYAPEFNSHSESLPIVVQ, from the coding sequence TTGTCGTACCGCATCTCTAACTTTCAAAAGTTCGGTTTTGCCAGCGTTTTTGTCCTCCTGTTTGCCACGCTGCTGTGGGCGGCCGAGCCCAACGAGGCCACCTGGAAGGAGGTTCAGGACGCCATCAATCAGGGGCTACCCAAAACGGCCGTGGAAAAGTTGGAACCGATCATCAGCAAAGCCAAGGCCGAAAAAGATTACGACGAAGCGATCAAGGCAATTGGGATGAAAATCTCGCTCGAAGGCACGATTCAGGGAAATCGTCCGGAAGAAAAAATTGCTCACATGAAGGCCGAAATCGAGCAGGCGCCCGCCGCGATGCAACCGATGATGCAGGCGATTGTCGCTCATTGGTACTGGCACTTTTTCCAGCAAAACCGCTGGCGGTTCATGCAGCGGACGCAGACCGAAGCCCCCGTTAGCGACGACATCAACACGTGGGATTTGCCGCGGATCTTGGAGGTCACCGCTGAGCAATTTGACAAGGCACTCGACGACACCGATGTGCTTCAAAACACGCCGATCGCTGACTATGACGAATTGATCGAAAAAGGAACGGCACCGGACGACTATCGCCCCACGCTTTGGGATTTCCTCGTCTTCGAAGCACTCGAGTTCTATTCGGCCGCCGAACAAGCCGGTGCACGCAGCGAAGATGCTTTTGACTTGCAAGCCGACAGTCCCGTTTTTGCTGCCGCCAATGACTTTATGAATTGGACTCCGGCAACCGAGGACACCGATTCGCCCAAGTTCAAAGCGATCCAGTTGTACCAGCAACTCTTGAAATTTCACCGCGACGACACGGATCAATCGGCGTTCATCGACGCCGACCTGCACCGACTCGAATTCGCCTACAACCAAGCCTTTGGCGAAGAGAAGGCGGCACGTTACAAGGCGGCACTGAAACGGTTTGCCGACGAACATGCATCGCACGTGATTTCGGCACGTGCCCTACACAACTTGGCCTCCGTCGTGCACGGTGAAAACGACTTGGTCAATGCCAAAGAAATCGCCGAGCAAGGCTTGGCTCGTCATCCCAACAGCATCGGTGGAAACCGCTGTTACAACCTGATCAAGCAAATCGAAGCCCCCTCGGCATCGATCACGACCGAACGTGTGTGGAACGCTCCGTGGCCGACCGTGGATGTTCGCTACCGCAACGTCGAGAAAGTGTACTTTCGATTAGTGACGTTTGATTTCGACGAATTCGTGAATTCAAATCGTTACCAACCGATGCAACTCAATCGTGCTCAGCAGGCCGCCTTGATGAACCAAAAAGTCATCAAACGCTGGTCTGCGGATCTGCCAAAAACCGAGGACTATCAAGAACGCGTTGAACAAGTGAAGGTGCCCGAGGATATCCCGGCTGGATCGTATTTCTTGTACGCCAGCCACCGCGAGGATTTCGCACACGACGACAACCAAGTCAGCATGGCCGAGGTTTGGGTCAGCCAGTTGGCGTTGGTGCTGCGAACCGCTAGCGGCACGGGAACGCTCGAAGGCTTTGTGCTGGACGCAAAAACCGGGGAACCACGCCAAGACGCGTCGGTCAAGATTTGGGCCAACGAGGGCAACCGCCGGGTGGCTTTGCCGACCGTCATCACCGACGCCAACGGCTTTTTCAAAACGAAAGCCAACAACCGCCACAATTTGATCCTGTTGGCGTCACATCGCGGGCAACGACTTTCGTCCAACCATGGCATTTCGGTTTATCAATCGAATAATCAAGAACGCACCCACCAACAGACCCAATTTTTTACCGACCGCACGTTGTACCGCCCAGGGCAAACGATTCGCTACAAAGGAATCAGTTTCTCGGTCAACCAAACCAGAAACAATTATCAAACGTTAGCGAATCAACAAGTGGTGGTGGTCTTCTCGGACGTCAACGGTAAAGAAATCGAGCGATTGACACACCGCACGAATGACTACGGCAGCTTTAGTGGCAGCGTGACCGCTCCGCGAGACCGCTTGATGGGGCAAATGTCACTGCGGGTCGATGGCGTCGCGCGTGGCCAAACCCAGTTTCGGGTCGAAGAATACAAACGTCCGAAATTTCAAGTCAAACTAGACGCCCCAAGTGCACCCGCCAAATTGGGCGAATCCGTTACCATCCCAGCCAAAGCGACCGCCTACACCGGAGCCGCGATTGATGACGCGTTGGTGTCGTGGCGTGTGGTCCGCGAAGTGCGCTATCCAATTTGGTGGACATGGTCGTCGCGTCGTCTGTGGTTCCCCCCACGACCACAGGGCAACCAAGAAATCGCTCATGGCACGACGCGTAGTGGTGCCGATGGATCGTTTGAAATCACGTTTGATGCCAAGCCCGATTTGTCGGTCCCCGAAGAAAGCGAGCCGACATTTCAGTTCACGGTTTACGCTGACGTAACCGATTCCACGGGCGAAACACGCTCGGATCAACGTTCGGTCCACGTTGGCTACACTGCACTTGCCGCCACGATGACAGCCGATGATTGGCAAACCAGTGACGAGCCAGTCGCGATTTCGATTACCACCAAAACGCTTGACGGTGATGGACAGTCCGCCGAGGGCACGGTGACGGTGTATCAATTGAAACAGCCAAGCGAAGTCGTCCGTCCGTCACTTGGTGGACATCACTATCAACCACTGCATCGAGCGGACTCGAAACCGGCACCTGATTTGTCGGACCTCAACACGTGGGAACTCGGTGACCAAGTTGCCAAACAAGACTTCCAAACCGACGGCGCCGGCAACGCCAAGTTGACATTCGATTTGACCGCAGGCCCGTACCGAGCCAAGCTCGAAACACGAGATCGGTTTGGCAAACAGGTCACCGCACTGCTACCGATCAAGGTACTTGACCCGCAGGCCAAGAAACTTGCGATCAAGATTCCTGATCTTTTCATGCAAGAAAAGAATTCGCTCGAACCGGGCGAAACGATGCGAGCGATCTGGGGCAGCGGCTATGAAACCGCCCGCGCGTTCATCGAAATTGAACATCGCGGCAAACTGCTAAAAAGTTATTGGACGCCTGCGAATTCGACTCAAGTTGTGATCGAACAACCGGTCAACGAATCGATGCGAGGCGGCTTTATCGTGCGAACGACGATGGTTCGCGAAAACCGAGCCTACTTCCATAACGAGCGAATCGAAGTGCCGTGGACGAACAAGGAGCTAGATATCCAGTGGGAGCACTTTGTTTCCAAACTGGATCCTGCTGCCAAAGAGACGTGGACCGCGATCATCAAAGGCCCCGACGCCGAACGTGCGGCCGCCGAGATGGTGGCGACGTTGTATGACGCGTCGCTCGATGCGTTCCAGCCGCACACGTGGATGCAGCGTTTCAACGTCTTCTACCAAGACTACTCGAGGATGCATTCCCAGTTCGAAAATTCGGCCGAATCGCTGCGTCAAATTTGGCACGGATGGCATCGCAATCAGCGGAACGGAAACTTGTCCTATCGCCACTATCCGTCGATGATCGTGGAAAATTTGTGGGGATACCAATTCCGAAACCAAAAGAAAGGGGGCATGCGATCACGAATGAGGACCGATAGTTTGGAGGCATTCGCAGCGCCTGCACCAATGTCGGCGGCCATGGATGCCGGGGCGATGATGGGCGAACCCGGAGGCCTCGGGGCCAAGTTGATGATGGAAGCTGACGCCGAGATGGCCGGAGGCGAGCGACAGGCTGCCCCGCAAGAGGGTGGCGATGGCCAGGACGCCGCCAACGTCGATCTCGAAAATGTTTCCGCACGCAAAAACCTGAACGAAACTGCGTTCTTCTTTCCTCATCTACTAGCCGGAGACGATGGTACTGTGCGGATGGAATTCACGATGCCCGAAGCCCTGACCGAATGGAAGTTCCTCGGTTTCGCTCATGACACGAAATTGCGCAGCGGCTTTCTAAGCGGCAAAACAGTGACGGCAAAAGACTTGATGGTCCAACCCAACCCACCTCGTTTTGTTCGTGAAGGCGACTTGATCGAATTTACGGTCAAGGTCAGCAACCAATCGCCAACGCAACAAACCGGACAGGTTCGTTTGTCGTTTGCCGATGCAAAGAGCACCCAAAATGTTGATACCAAACTCGGCAATGACACCGCGGTTCAATCGTTCACGATTGCCGCCGGCCAATCGCAATCGTTGTCGTGGAAGATCAGCGTGCCCGATGGAATCGGCTTCTTGACCTACAAGGCCATTGGATCTACCGGACGACTTTCCGATGGTGAAGAAGGTTATTTGCCAGTCCTGTCACGCCGTGTGTTGGTAACGGAATCGATTCCATTGCCGATCCGCGGCAAGCAGGTGAAGCAGTTTGATTTTGAAAAGCTGCTTCAATCCGGTAGCTCCGACTCGCTACAACATCAATCATTGACACTGCAGGTCGCATCGAATCCGTCATGGTACGCCGTGATGGCGCTGCCGTACTTGATGGAATATCCGTACGAGTGCAGCGAACAGGTATTCAACCGATTGTACGCCAACACGTTGGCCCAGCATATCGCCAACAGCGATCCCAAGATCGAGCGTGTGTTTGATCAGTGGCGAGGCACCGCGGCGCTGGACAGTCCGCTGGAAAAGAACGAAGAACTGAAAACGGTGATGCTCGAAGAAACCCCTTGGGTTCGCCAAGCGGAAAATGAAAGCCAGGCTCGTCGCAACGTCGGTATCCTGTTCGACAGCAATCGGCTGCAGGACGAAACGAAGCGGAACCTGTTTAAATTGACCGAGATGCAACTCGAAGACGGTTCGTGGCCTTGGTTCCCCGGCGGACGCGGCAATGACTTTATCACGTTGTACATCACAACGGGTTTTGGTCGGATACGACATTTAGGCGTGACCATCGATGCCCAACCTGCGATCCGGTCACTGACGCGGCTCGACGGCTGGGTGACCAAGCAGTACGAGGACATCAAACCAGAGAATCGCGACAAAAATCACCTGTCGACAACGATCGCGTTGTACTTGTATGGCCGAAGTTTCTTCTTGCAGGACCAGGCAATTGCAGCGGAACATCGTGAAGCGGTCAATTACTGGGTCAACCAAGCGAAAACGCATTGGTTGAAATTGGCGGTCCGGCAATCGCAAGCTCACATGGCGGTGGCACTGAAGCGATTTGGTGAAGCCGAAGCCGCGCAAGGCATTATGGCATCGATCAAAGAACGATCGGTCAGCGATGAAGAGCTTGGCATGTATTGGCGGGACACCGAATTGTCATGGTGGTGGTACCGTGCTCCGATCGAAACCCAAGCAATGATGATCGAAGCCTTTGACGAAGTGATGAACGATCACGAGGCGGTCGAAGCGTGTAAGGTTTGGCTGTTGAAACAGAAGCAAACGCGAGATTGGAAGACGACCAAAGCGACCGCGGACGCGATCTACGCATTGCTGCTGCGAGGCAGCGATCTGTTGGCGTCCGATGAATTGGTCCGCGTTGAACTTGGCGAGAAATTGATCGAGCCGGGAAATGTCGAAGCCGGAACCGGATTCTACGAGGCCCGCTTCGCTGCCGGCGAAGTCAAACCAGAACTTGGCAACGTCACCATGAAAAAAGTCGACGAAGGCGTGGCTTGGGGCAGTTTGCACTGGCAATACCTCGAAGACATCAGCAAAGTGACGCCTCACGAGGGCACGCCATTAACTCTGGAAAAGAAGCTGTTTGTCAAAAAGAACACCGCCGATGGTCCAACGCTGGTCGCAGTCGATGGGCCGGTCTCGGTGGGAGACGAGTTGGTCGTGCGAATCGTTTTGCGGACCGACCGCGATATGGAGTATGCTCATATGAAAGATTATCGCGGCAGCGGCACCGAGCCGGTGAACGTTTTATCTCAGTACAAATACCAAGATGGACTGGGGTATTACGAATCAACTCGTGATACGGCGACGCATTTCTTCATCGACTACTTGCCAAAGGGAACGTATGTGTTTGAGTACAGCACACGCGTCCAATTGAAAGGCGAGTACCAAACGGGATTTGCGAACATCGAGTGCATGTATGCTCCCGAATTCAACAGCCACAGCGAAAGCTTGCCCATTGTGGTCCAGTAG
- a CDS encoding sigma-70 family RNA polymerase sigma factor, translating into MTISEPSEIDAHLVARIRDGDSDAWQALIDRYEGRLLAYTNSRIRDRAASEDIVQEAFVGFLISLPNYDGSKRLESYLFSICAYKLTDHLRREGRRPALQLHRRASGDGTNIDFAGGERVASSIARSGERKQIEQSAIRDAIAEQIQRWKQGESWSKLKAIELLYVVGLSNKAVAEKTDLTEQQVANFKSDFQLRLRSIISRMNLDAEVFPELAE; encoded by the coding sequence ATGACGATATCAGAACCTAGCGAAATCGATGCTCACTTGGTCGCTCGGATTCGCGATGGCGATTCCGATGCTTGGCAAGCATTGATCGACCGTTACGAAGGCCGGTTGTTGGCGTACACCAACAGCCGGATTCGAGATCGAGCGGCGAGTGAGGATATTGTGCAAGAGGCCTTCGTGGGGTTCTTGATCAGTTTGCCCAACTACGACGGATCGAAACGGCTGGAAAGCTATCTGTTTTCGATTTGTGCTTACAAATTGACCGACCACCTGCGGCGCGAAGGTCGACGCCCTGCGTTGCAGCTGCATCGCCGTGCATCGGGTGACGGAACCAACATCGATTTCGCTGGCGGTGAACGTGTTGCCAGCTCGATTGCCCGCAGTGGCGAGCGAAAACAGATCGAACAGTCCGCGATTCGTGATGCGATCGCCGAGCAGATCCAGCGGTGGAAACAGGGCGAAAGCTGGTCCAAGCTCAAAGCGATCGAGCTGTTGTATGTCGTCGGATTGTCCAACAAGGCGGTGGCCGAGAAGACCGATTTGACCGAACAACAGGTCGCTAATTTCAAAAGCGATTTTCAGCTCCGTTTGCGTTCGATCATCAGCCGCATGAATCTCGACGCTGAAGTGTTCCCTGAATTGGCGGAGTGA
- the secA gene encoding preprotein translocase subunit SecA, whose translation MSFFERLFDICGVVFGGAFGAVERSITSVFGSANARHVAKLRQRAEAIGELEPKYEAMSDEELRQQTENFRKRLRDGETLDDILEEAFAVCREGGKRFLGMRHYDVQLIGGMVLHNGNIAEMVTGEGKTLVATLPAYLNAIEGKGVHVITVNDYLARRDMEWMAPLYMNLGLTVNAIQSGMSTAEKQAAYACDITYGTNNEFGFDYLRDNMRPAAKGDDRYPKEAQQCQGPLNYAIIDEVDNILIDEARTPLIISGPADLDLGRYADADRVARQLKKEVHFTVDEKQHNVTLTDEGVREAEKLAGVESFYTAGNMEWPHLIDNALKAHYLYKLDVNYVVKDRQIVIVDEFTGRLMEGRQWSDGLHQAVEAKEGVPIKQETQTFATASLQNIFKMYKKLSGMTGTAMTEATEFMKIYGLDVVAIPTNREMKRIEHLDLIYLTEKDKFKALADEVERAHKWDVINLKDGNEVWGKIQKSDDNEVVIIAKGEKNPETYAMSKIESIERSGRPVLIGTVSIEKSERLSELLERRGIKHDVLNAKNHGREAEIVSQAGRINAVTIATNMAGRGTDIVLGGNPETMAWAQLQHKYPTRLEVPDDEWNALVEEIDAREKMSEEGDVVRDLGGLYVLGTERHESRRIDLQLRGRCGRQGDPGSSRFFLSLEDDLMRIFAGDFVKSMMERLGMKEGEAIEHSMVTRRIASAQKKVEERNYEIRKSLLDYDEVMDEQRKRVYRYRQNLLDGHSSRNMILDLIRAQIEKFVNTFLDPNYGVDTFAAYAGSQLDCQLESRDFQNMDFEMAKTYAVDQAERAAEVTVHEIIEENLPQAMEDEWNWKALTNWANTRLGTNYQEHQLKNMDRDELTDELIQKAHERIGTVDLTEGEPFLDADFGLRTMCAWMRHKFGIETTPDEFRDVEDLRQVSESLYKRAEEAYTQKESEYPVIAGISRFTEKQGAQISLDREGLVDWVQHRFGAQLTPDEVRLNRDDLKAQLVEFSRKAGGAAKEKNEIAQRKLNELFGKAGKDTTAAVASGKNGSLEEFADWLKNEFNYRAIKEDLLRMNRQELSLAVDGAVDDRFYPEMRRMERQILLSIVDEAWKNHLLTMDHLRSSVGLKGYAQLDPKVEYKREGMRLFDAMWESIGERVTDLIFRMESFNEEFIRSTWVEATTSRTDPSAASPPRQEIDSPAQRAAQSSNQDNESRPDPVRHSEPRVGRNDPCPCGSGKKYKSCCMRKSGPVV comes from the coding sequence ATGTCTTTCTTCGAACGACTTTTTGATATTTGTGGCGTTGTCTTCGGTGGCGCTTTCGGTGCTGTGGAACGCAGTATCACCTCGGTTTTCGGTTCTGCGAATGCTCGTCATGTCGCAAAACTACGCCAACGTGCCGAAGCGATCGGCGAGTTGGAACCCAAATACGAGGCGATGAGCGACGAAGAGCTCCGTCAACAAACCGAAAACTTTCGCAAACGACTCCGCGATGGTGAAACGCTCGACGATATTCTCGAAGAAGCCTTCGCGGTCTGTCGCGAAGGGGGCAAACGCTTCTTAGGCATGCGTCATTATGACGTCCAACTGATCGGCGGGATGGTGCTGCATAACGGCAACATCGCTGAAATGGTGACCGGGGAAGGTAAAACGTTGGTGGCAACGCTGCCGGCATACCTCAATGCAATCGAAGGCAAGGGCGTTCACGTCATCACGGTCAACGACTATTTGGCCCGTCGTGACATGGAATGGATGGCCCCGCTGTACATGAACCTAGGATTGACCGTTAACGCAATCCAATCCGGGATGTCGACGGCTGAAAAACAAGCTGCATACGCCTGTGACATCACTTACGGAACGAACAACGAGTTCGGATTCGATTACCTGCGTGACAACATGCGTCCCGCCGCCAAGGGTGACGACCGGTACCCAAAGGAAGCTCAACAGTGCCAAGGACCGCTGAACTACGCGATCATCGACGAAGTCGACAACATTCTGATCGATGAAGCCCGGACCCCGCTGATCATTAGCGGCCCGGCCGATTTGGATCTCGGCCGCTACGCCGATGCCGATCGCGTCGCGCGTCAACTGAAGAAGGAAGTCCATTTCACCGTCGATGAAAAACAACACAACGTCACGTTGACCGACGAAGGAGTTCGTGAGGCCGAGAAGCTAGCGGGAGTCGAAAGCTTCTACACCGCTGGCAATATGGAATGGCCGCACTTGATCGACAACGCGCTGAAAGCTCATTACCTATACAAATTGGACGTCAACTACGTCGTCAAAGATCGCCAAATTGTGATTGTCGACGAGTTCACCGGACGGTTGATGGAAGGTCGCCAATGGAGCGACGGACTGCACCAAGCGGTCGAAGCCAAAGAAGGCGTGCCGATCAAACAAGAAACACAAACCTTCGCCACCGCGTCGCTGCAAAACATCTTCAAGATGTACAAAAAGCTTTCCGGGATGACCGGGACGGCGATGACCGAAGCGACCGAGTTCATGAAGATTTACGGACTCGATGTCGTTGCGATTCCGACCAACCGCGAAATGAAGCGGATCGAACATCTCGATTTGATCTATCTGACCGAGAAAGACAAATTCAAAGCGCTTGCCGATGAGGTCGAACGAGCTCACAAGTGGGACGTGATCAATCTGAAGGATGGCAACGAGGTTTGGGGGAAAATCCAAAAGAGCGACGACAACGAAGTCGTGATCATCGCCAAGGGAGAAAAGAATCCCGAGACCTATGCGATGAGCAAGATCGAATCGATCGAACGCAGTGGACGGCCGGTCTTGATCGGTACCGTCAGCATCGAAAAGAGCGAGCGGTTGTCCGAATTGCTCGAACGCCGTGGAATCAAGCACGACGTTTTGAATGCGAAAAACCACGGTCGTGAAGCTGAGATTGTTTCGCAAGCAGGTCGTATCAACGCCGTGACGATCGCAACGAACATGGCCGGTCGTGGTACCGACATCGTGCTCGGGGGCAATCCGGAAACGATGGCGTGGGCACAATTGCAACACAAATACCCCACCCGGCTGGAAGTGCCCGACGACGAGTGGAACGCCTTGGTCGAAGAGATCGATGCACGCGAAAAAATGAGCGAAGAAGGCGACGTGGTTCGCGACTTGGGCGGTTTGTACGTGCTCGGGACCGAACGTCACGAATCCCGCCGAATCGACTTGCAACTTCGCGGTCGTTGTGGACGTCAAGGCGACCCGGGGTCGAGCCGATTCTTTCTGTCGTTGGAAGACGATTTGATGCGGATCTTTGCTGGCGATTTTGTCAAAAGCATGATGGAACGCCTGGGCATGAAAGAGGGCGAAGCGATCGAACATTCGATGGTGACTCGCCGCATTGCCTCGGCTCAGAAAAAGGTCGAAGAACGCAACTACGAAATTCGCAAGAGCTTGCTTGACTATGACGAAGTGATGGACGAACAACGCAAACGCGTCTATCGCTATCGCCAAAACTTGCTCGACGGCCATAGTTCTCGCAACATGATCCTGGATCTGATTCGGGCTCAGATCGAAAAATTCGTCAACACCTTCCTCGACCCCAACTACGGCGTCGACACGTTCGCTGCGTATGCCGGCAGCCAGCTTGATTGCCAACTCGAGTCACGCGATTTCCAAAATATGGATTTCGAGATGGCCAAGACGTATGCGGTCGACCAAGCCGAACGTGCAGCGGAAGTCACGGTTCACGAGATCATCGAAGAAAATCTTCCTCAAGCGATGGAAGATGAGTGGAATTGGAAGGCGCTGACCAATTGGGCCAACACCCGGCTTGGCACCAATTACCAAGAACACCAATTGAAAAACATGGATCGTGATGAACTCACCGACGAACTGATCCAAAAAGCCCACGAGCGAATCGGGACGGTCGATCTGACGGAAGGCGAACCGTTCTTGGATGCCGACTTTGGTCTGCGAACGATGTGTGCGTGGATGCGTCACAAATTCGGAATCGAAACGACCCCGGACGAATTCCGCGACGTCGAAGATCTGCGTCAAGTCAGCGAGTCGCTGTACAAGCGAGCCGAAGAAGCCTACACGCAGAAGGAATCCGAATACCCCGTCATTGCCGGCATTTCTCGCTTCACTGAGAAGCAAGGTGCCCAAATCTCGCTCGACCGCGAAGGATTGGTCGATTGGGTACAACATCGATTTGGTGCCCAACTGACGCCCGACGAAGTACGACTGAACCGCGACGACTTGAAGGCACAACTTGTTGAATTCAGTCGCAAGGCCGGCGGTGCTGCGAAAGAGAAAAATGAGATCGCACAGCGAAAACTGAACGAGTTGTTCGGGAAAGCTGGAAAAGACACTACGGCGGCAGTTGCCTCCGGGAAAAATGGCAGTCTCGAAGAATTTGCGGATTGGTTGAAAAACGAATTCAACTACCGGGCGATCAAGGAAGACTTGTTGCGAATGAACCGCCAAGAATTGTCGTTGGCGGTCGATGGTGCGGTGGACGACCGCTTCTATCCTGAAATGCGGCGGATGGAACGCCAGATTTTGCTAAGCATTGTGGACGAAGCTTGGAAGAATCACCTGTTGACGATGGACCATTTGCGCAGCAGCGTGGGACTGAAAGGCTACGCCCAACTTGACCCCAAAGTCGAATACAAACGCGAAGGCATGCGGTTGTTCGATGCGATGTGGGAATCGATCGGCGAGCGCGTGACCGATCTGATCTTCCGTATGGAATCGTTCAACGAGGAATTCATCCGCAGCACATGGGTCGAAGCGACCACCAGTCGCACCGATCCGAGTGCAGCCAGCCCGCCACGCCAAGAAATCGATTCCCCTGCTCAACGAGCGGCTCAATCGAGCAACCAGGACAATGAATCGCGTCCTGACCCGGTGCGTCACTCCGAACCGCGTGTCGGTCGCAACGATCCCTGCCCGTGTGGTAGTGGCAAAAAGTATAAAT